DNA sequence from the Butyricimonas faecalis genome:
TTCGTTAGTAGAACACATGACCGGAAAAAACGGGTGACAAACATTTTGAAAAAAATTACAGCAAATAAGCGCAAGCTTTGTTTTTACGCTCAAACTCCTCCATCACTACCCCCTCCAACTTCCCCTTACACGGGGGGAGAGTTGGTGCTTCTTCCCGAAAACAGTGAGGAGCTAAACTCTCCCTCTGTTTATAGAGGGAAATCACCGGGTAAGCGAGGACAGACGAAGAGCTTGCTCGGAATCTGTCGAACGAAAGGTGGTTTGAGTCCGTTTCGGGCTCAATACCCCGAAGGGGGGAGGGAGTTGAAATATAGAGTTTTGACACACCTTCAGAGGTCATTGTGGGGAAATAATCTGGCAATAAGTTCAACTTGATACCCCACATGATCATAAATACATATTTACATCCGGACCACTACCGTGTAAAACGCTATTAGAACGCTATTAGAACGCTATTAAAACGCTATACGGAATAGCGTTTTATTAAGGCTTTATAAGCATACTAGAAACTTTATACCCGGAAGTCATCCGCTAGTAATAATGATTTGCAATTCTATTGTTTTAATACATGTGCAATATCACCCTAGATAAAATTATAGACGTCAAGCACTTTTATTATAAGAAAGTATCATTTTTCCCCTGCATTTTAGGTTCAAAATGATACTTTTCTACATTTATAGAAACTGGTACAAGCTCTCTAAATTAGATGAGAATAGAGTTGGTTATAATTGAAGAAGTTGTTTATACCACTGTATATATTTAGGGTCTGTAAGAGAATCCACAATCTCTTTTCCCCACGCCTTCCACTCTTCCGCTCTCTCCGGTTCCATTGCGAGAATATTGGCATATAAATCCGCAAATGGAATTTCTTCCGGCTTCATGTCTTTACTTGCCTTCTTATAGGCCTTAACACTGCAAACTTTATTCTTAAACAACTTGACAATATTGGCCAAACCAATTAATTGTTTCGAATGCTGTAACTTATTTTGCTTGATAAATTGTATTGTTCTATCTATATCTTCAACAGAGATTTTTGCTGCTGCATTATAAAGAACCTGGTCAAGATCAGAATTAATTTGAAAGCCAACCAGTTCATCCACTTTTTCGGCACCTAACTTTTCACGAAATTTCTGAATATTCGAAAATAAATAATTCTTCATATCCGAACTGATCATGGCAAATTGCGGGTGATACAACATCCAAAATTCAGGCGAAATTCTCTGCTCATCATTCAGCAATGCAAATAACTCCAAGGCAACGAACGAGGCTTTAGGGCTAGACAGTTTGATCAATGCCGTCAAATATTTCAACATGAATTCAGGAGAACGATCACCCATTGTATATCGTGTTTCAAGTTCTCCCACAGCTTTATTATCATCAAAGGTTTCGTTCACCCGTTCGATGAAATCACCTTGCATGAGATTGGATACCCGGTGACGCATATCCCCGTGTTTGTCAAGTACAATCACCACGTTGGGAACAATAACACCATATCTTCTGGCAATTTCAGGTCCTTCCCCCTCTCCAACGTGTATTTTATAATTTATAAAAAACTTATTCAAGTAATCTCCCACCTCTTTGTTAGAAAAGAGTTTTTCATTGATAAGCTTTGAAGTTTGACCGTCGTTGTGGAAATACAAGAACACATACCTACTCTCGAGAGAAGCTCGATCCAAGACTTCTTTCAGCGATCCCAAGTCTTCCCAATACACGCCGTCTTTTCCCGAAACCCTTCTGGAAGTAAGCCCTATTTTAATAATCCCCTCCTTAACAATCTCATCTTTCACGGATTCTTGTGCCCGTAAGGCAATCTCCCCCAATCTTCGCGTTTGTTCTTTGTCATTGACAAGCGGGATAAACAATTTTGCAGCCTCGAATATCGTTCCTTTTTCTGAATCATTCCATACATTCAAATTAGCATCAAGGATATCGAGATATGCCTTCACGTTATAATTTCCGCGTGCTTCAGCCAATTCGGTTATCTTCAAAAGAGCCTCTTTACGGGGCACATCGTTATTTTTAAGCAAATCCTTAATCGTTGGAAGCTTTTCATACTTTTTTGCAGGCAACTGGTATACAATCATCATATTCAATTCGGTTATAAAAGAATTATAGATCAATTTACCAACCTCTTCTTTGCCGACTTCCTTTTCAAAATACTCCCGGTTCGCACAAACGAACTTCATCTCCTCGCCCTCTATGGTCGTCGCCCGCGAGCGTAACAATGGCCAATAAGTCGAATTCCGTTTATCCTTTTCTGAAAGTTTTCCCCAAAGATCATCGCCCACGGTTTGAGCCTTCACCACCTCACCGGAGATTGAAAGTAATTTCCAGTATGCCATTTGCTCCGTTTTATCCAATTTCCCCGCCTGATACAATGCTTCATACTCGGCAATACTATTCGCTTTTAAACCACGCTCGACGTTCTCTATTAACTCTTCGAGAGGCATTGCCCCGACTAGTTTATGCATCAACTTCCCATTAGCATTAATAATCAAAAAGGTAGGATACGCATCAACCCCGTATTGTTTACCGATAGCCGGTCCTTCACCTTTCTCCATGTCGACTTTCACGCAAACGAAATTCTTGTTGAAATAATCTCCGGCAGCTTCAAGCGTGAAAACATTATTTGCCATTATCTTGCACGGCCCGCACCATGAGGTATAGCAATCCAAAAATATGGCTTTGTTCTCTGCTCTCGCTTGCTCGCAAGCTTTCTCTAATGACAATTCCTGAAAGTTAGTTTGAGCAAAAATACCCACGGAACATAAGAGTCCAACGAATACGAATAATAATTTTTTCATTTTCTTTTGCTTACAACGTTAATCCTATTTTTGTTTCCTAGCATTAAGCATATTTCCCAATCCGCTTTGCAAGGGACGATACTCGGTATGCTCGTAAATGTATTCGTGTAATTTTACTACCCGCGCATATTGTTCCTCTGTCCCCGAAGCCGCAATAAAAATTGTCACGGGAAAATAAAACCAAACCAAATCTTCTCCATCGATTTTCGGAAATTCTTTTTCACATAACTCGAGAACTTTTTCTATTTTTTTCTTGTTCTCTTTGTCCGCCCAAGCAGCACGTAATGCTTGGGCCAAAGAGGCATAAACATCAAGGCGAGACCGAGAGTTAAAGTGATGAGGTTTCATCTGCTTCATCACTTTATCCAAGTCATCCATCTTTTCGCGACCACGAATCATATCTCTCAATTTTATCTCAAAAGCCATCGAGATTCTTTCCAACACTTTTTCCTCTCCCATGCTCTTGCAAAATTGATCGAAATGTGCAAATAGGAAATCCATTGGTTCTGAACAAATCGGGGATAATATCTGATTATCATAAATGTACCAATATTCTCTATTCGATTTTTCCGCATCCGGGAGCACCTTAAACAGTTCTGCACGAACTTCTTGTGCTTCTGTAGTCATTTGTGCTTTCAATAATTCCTGCAAATAATTTGTCAGGAAAGAAACTTCCCGATTGCCCTCTTTGTATTGTTTTTCCAAACTGGCAATAGAAGCAGACATAGCCTCTTCCACCAGTTTTTTAAACTCTAACGGATCGATTGTGGCTCCGACAATTTGATTTTCTAACCCTTGATCGGTATTCAGCAATAGGAATGTCGGGTATGCCTGAATGTTAAATTTTTTCGCAAGAACTTTACCATCTTCTTCCGCTCCCGTATCATATTTCACACACACGAAATGCTTGTTCATAAACTCACCCAACTGTACATTCGGGAACACTTCAGCAGCCATCACTTTACAAGGGCCACACCATGACGTGTAAAGATCTACAAAAACCATTTTCCCTTCCATTTTCGCCTTTTCACACACTTCATTTAATGTCAATTTCTGGAAATTTGTCTGCCCGAAAGCCAATACAGAACACAAAACCCCGAGATAAATCAATAAAATTTTCTTCATTTCAGTTCATTTAATTATACAATACAAAACATCTTACCTTAATTAAAACCACGTGTTTTCCCGATGGAAGAGTGAAAACCACTCTTCCATAAAACAACATGTAGCTATAAATAAAACAATAACCTATATAGAAACCCCTATTTTCTTCAATACCGAAACCATAATTCTATACTTGGTCATCACGGCATCAAACGCCCCGTACGATGCCTGGAACTCTTCCGGCGTAGAAGTAAATATAGCACTGATATACATTCCTACATCCTGAGTTTCCGTAGGCATGTTACTATAATCATAAGGATTTGGATCTTTCAAGAAACCGACGGTTCTCGGATCAGAGAAACCGTATCGATTATAAAAATACCAACCGGCACAGCCGTATAGATTCGCCTGCGTGTAGCAACCGCGTGTCGTCTGATAAAATGCTGCCAATTCTTCGGTATAAGCGGCAACTGGCGTGGCAAGAACAGCATTCAGGACGGCACCTTTCATGTTTTGCCGTTCCGCATCGCTCATGTTCCTAAATTCGGCAACACGTGAAATCAGTACGGTGTTCAATCCTTTGAAAGCCTCTTTACTTGTTGTCGAATTCCTAGGTGTTAAAGATTTCAACAACAAGAAACTGCGAATTTTGATACTCTCGGGCAAAACAGGCACAATTTCTTCACGCAGGAATTCAAGCCCGTCGATAACACTTTCTTTCGGACACAACTCATAAGCCGAAAACGGATTAGGGGTTTCCGTCCCACCCAAGGCAGATGAACTAAACTGCAGGATTTCGTAATGTGTATACGAATTACCCCAATTATCCACACGGGTTTCTTGTCCGATCGTATCGTTATAGAACACAGGAATCCCCGTTTCCTCGTAAAATTGATAAATTGCCCGATCCACCGGATCTTCGGAATTTTCAATCGTGAACCAATCTTTACCGAGGTTGGAAGGCGTCAAATTATCTTCCTTGTCACACGCCGAGAATAACACGGACAAAAGCAATACATAAAGGAATTTATTCTTTCTCATAATCAATCTCTTTGAAGTTCTCTATTCGGGCGGATCTCATTTTGGAGTTCTCCCCGGTTAAATTCAATAGCATAGTTCGGAATCGGAATTATCCAAGCCGCACGATCCCGCGTGTAAGCATTTAACTTGTAATAACCGTCTTCATACCAAGTCTGTGAATTTGCCTCATAAGCATTATTCCGGTGACGGATAGTGAAATTATCAGGAAGAGGGTGAATACTGTTCACCGCATAGCGTCGCAAATCAAACCAACGATGTCCCTCGAAACAAAGTTCCCGACGACGTTCATCACGAATAAAGTCTATTAATGCCCCTCCCGTTTCCGTTATCGCTGGAGCTAGTGCAAAACGTTTGGAACGCAACTTCTGCAACTCGGTTTTCGCATCTCCATCCCGGTTCAACATTGCCAATGCTTCAGCCTTATTCAAAATCACTTCCGGTAAACGAATCAAAAAATCCGCCCCAATCTCGTCATTATCATTATAATCCGCCCACGTCTTATACTTATCGGGAATAGCCGCATGTAAAGAATTCTTAAAAAAAGCGGTTCTGCGTAAATCTCCATCGTCGTAACATTGCAACAAATCCTCGGATACTTGGTAGGAAAGTGCTTGAGCTTGCTCCACCCAATTTCCATTTTGCTGCACCCATACATTCGAAGAACTCAAAAATGTTGAAACCACGGCATTTCCCCCTTGTGTGAAAATCGTTTCGGGAGATGTCCATGAAATCACGTTTTGCCCGTCAGTCCAACTATTTAAATCCATCACGGAATAAGTTCCCGACATGGCCTCGTCTGCCGCGGCAATACACGCCTCATATTCTTCCATATACAAATACACTCTCGACAACAAGGCGTTAGCAGCAACTTTTCCAACCCGTAATGTCGAAGAAGGCACAATACCTTCCAAGCAAACAGCAGCACGTTTAAGATCCGTGACAATCTGGGAATACACCGCTTCCACCGAGCTACGGCTAAAATACTTATCCTCTATATACTCCGTGATTTTTAACGGAACTCCAGCATCACGGGATGCAGTAGCTTTGCAATAAGGCATCCCGTAAATATTTACCAATAGGAAGTAATAACCTGCCCGAAGAAAACGCGCTTCACCTTCTACCCTGTTCAACAATTCAATATCCTCTTCTTTCGAACGGAATTCATCAGCCATGTAAATGATAGAATTCAATACCCCTATACTCTTGTAAAACCGTTCCCAGTCATTATCCCTATATTGGTCATTCTCTAAAGTCAAAAACGGGTCGGCTCCCCAGTGATAGAAAGAACCTAGTACATTACGCGGGTAATTCGAAGTATAAGCCAAACCCCCATCGACAAATTCCTCGGCATCATCATCCATCACGTGCAACCACGGGTAATTCATGGTAAGTCCGCTACTGAAACTCATTGTTTCCTGGGTATTGGAACTAAGGTTTGTCCATTGCATGAAACATTCACCTCGAAGCAACTCGTCTAAATCCTGTGCCGTGGTTGCATATCGCTGGTTCTGCGAATATTCTTCCAAAAAATCACCGCAAGCACCAAGACCTAGGGCAAGTACACCGAATATATAAATTAAAACTCCTTTTTTCATCGTTCAAATTTTAGAAAGTGATACTAAGATTACACGAGTAAGTCGGACGTACCGAAAGATTTACACTCGGCGACGAACCAGACTGAGTTGGATCTTGCCCCCGTAACTTTTTATGGGCTATCGTGAACAAGTTTGTTCCTGTCAGATTGATATAAGCCGACTTAAGGCCTAATTTTTTGCAAAATCGATCATCCACATTATAACGGAAAGAAAGCGACGATAAGCGCAAGTAATTTCCACTTACCACCCGAATATCCGAATTATCATACATCTCGTAAATATTAGATGCGATTCGATGTGTCACGTTTGTACCGCTATTCCACCACGGACTAGCATGAGCTCCCGCAACTGTATTCAATGCAGGGATATTGGTATAATTCTCGTCTCCCGGTTTTCTCCAACGATTCACAAACTCCCGCCGCAAATTACTTGACGGATTGGGATTAGTTGTCCCGTATTCGGTACACAATTTCAGCAAACGAATTTTATTACCCAAACTATAAGCCAGATTAAACGATAAACCGAAATTCCGATACCCAAAATAATTCGAAACTCCTCCCTGAAGGTAGGGCTCACGCCGTCCCGATCTTTCCATCACCTCCAAAAAGACATCTTCTCGTTCCATATTGTTATACTTCTTGCTCAACTCCTCCTGTAATTCATCCTCCGCCCCGTAAAAAATAGGAGAACCATCTACCGGGCTCAATCCTTTAAAGCGGTATGAATAGAATGTATTCAAAGGCTCTCCGGCAATATCCACGTCACCGGTCAACATATCGGTATATTCAATCTCATCTCGCAAAACGTTATTCCGATTGTTTATCGCATTATTCACTAATTCGTTCAACACTTGTCCCAATTGGGGATCAATACGCCAAACAAACCCTCTCTTTCCACCATCCAAGCCGACACGATTGATTGGGGTAAAATTCAAACTCACCTCGATACCTTTGTTTACAAGTGTTCCGCTATTTACAACGTATTGTGTGGTTCCATTGATTTCAGAAATCGTCTTGGTCAAAAATGCATCCCGCGTTTTTTTATAATACCAAGAAACCGAACCGTTAATCTTGTTTTTCAAAAACGAAAAATCCAAAGTCACATTCGTGGACGCCGTCTTTTCCCATCTCAAATCAGGATTCGGGTAATGGGCTACTTTCGAACGAAATTCTCCATATTTCCCAGTATAATCGGCCTCTTGTCGAATAATCATATTCGGAGTCTGGTTACTCAACATATTTCCCTGATAACCGAAAGACCCCCTTAATGCCATGTCATCCACCCAATCAACAGATCTCAAAATATCTTGTTTCATGTTCCAACGACCTGATAACGCCCAAATCGGCATCATACGATCATTTGCCCGTGACCCGAACAAATTGGAAGCCTCCCCTCGAATATGTAGATTCACCATATAGCGGTTGTCATAATCGTACCCGGCCATCGCATACCACGCTACCGAATTCATTAAATTTTCTGTGATAACACCCAAAGCATTAGCACTTGCCATAAATTGGTTATAATATCCCGTGTAAGTTTGGGGAATAGAAGAAAATAATTTACCCCGATCTCTATGATAGCCCCGGCGTGTAATATTAAAACCATCGTATCTTTGAGAATTCAATTCCAAACCGGCAGAACCACTCACGTTATGCTTACCATCTCTTCCCACGTTCTTGGTGTAATTCGCCTGTACCCGAACCATCCAATTGGTATTACGAACGTCATTCTTACGCAATTCACCCCCGACAGGACACATATTATTTCGTTCCGTTCGGTCGGCACGCAACTTGTGTACATAATAGGTATCCTCCGTGAAATAAATACTTTGATTCGTATTACTTACCGCATAAGATAATGTTCCTTCCAATTTCAAATTGTCAATAACGTTGTAACTGATATGAGCCTGCATATTAATAGAGTTTCCCTTGGTTTTATCCCCGGAATTATCCATTTCGTTCAACACGTTGAAATTATACACCGGTATAGTGCTACTCGTCCGTTGATAAAAATAACGGGAACCATCGGGATTAAAAGCCGGAACTGCACGACTCATATTATAAGCATAATCCAAAACACCTAATTCAGAAGGATTATAATTACGACTTGATACATTTCCCTGAAGCTGGAATCGTGCCGCAAAACGTTCGTAATTAGCCGTTAAGTTCAACGTAGTCGAATACCGTTTGTTATTCTCACCTTTTATTGCCCCGTTCTCATCGCTCATCCCGAGAGATGCGTAATAACGGATATTGGCAGAACCACCCGACAGACTTAACGTGTGGCTATGTGAAAATACATCTTGACAAACAATATCGAACCAATCCGTGTTCAATGTCTCATAATACGAAACCAACCGATTATACTCTTTATAATCAATCGCACCGTTGTAATAATCTTGCACTGTAGCCTCGTATCCGACCCAACTATCCACATTATTATAATAAACACCCCGTTCTACCAACTCACGGGAAACATCAACCCTTTCCTTCGAATTCATCAGATATATAGCTCGGTCACTATAACGCGGACGTCGGGTAAAAGAACCCGTTCCGGAATAAGTCACACTGGGAGGACCTGCCTTACCTTTCTTTGTCGTGATTACAATCACCCCGTTACCCGCTTTCGCCCCGTAAAGAGCCGTTGCTGAAGCATCTTTCAGTACGTCAATTTGTTCTATATCATTAGGATTCAAACCCGAAATGGCATTCCCCAACAGATTCACGAAATCCAGATCATTGATCTGTGCGGGATCCACGTTCACCGGATCGGTCAAGACCACCCCATCCAGCACCCATAATGGCTCCCGATTTCCCAACACGGTCGAAGTCCCCCGTATCCTCAATTTCGGAGCGGCACCCACCTGTCCGGAATTCTGCATAAAAATCATACCCGGGATACGTCCTTCCAACATCTGGTCAATCGTGTTCACCCCTGCCACTTTGATGTCATCCATTTTGATGGTTTGCACGGCACTCGTTAATTTACGCCTATCGATATTCTGATAACCGGTTCTCACAATCACTTCCTCCAATTGCTCTGCCGATTCTTTTAAAACCACATGAATCGAATCCTGACCGGTATATTTTATCTCTTGCGTCTCCATCCCGATAAATGAAAAAAGCAAGGACACATTTTGCATTTTGGGCAAGGTTAAGGAAAATCTTCCATTTACATCTGTTGACGTTCCCAAGGTTAAACCTTTCACTATAACTGTCACCCCGGGCAACGGTTGCTTTTTCTCATCAGTCACCTTCCCTATAATGCGTACCTCTTTTTCTTCATTTTTTACTTTTCCCGGAACAATAATAATAACACCTTGCTCTATCCGGTAAGATAAGTTCACTTTACCCAAAAGGGCATCCAACACTTGTTCCAATTCTTCATCAACAAATTTTACAGACACATCTTTCACTTTTTTCAATTCATTATGATTGAAAAAAAACTTGTAACCCGTTTGCTGACGTAACTCTTGAATAATTTCCAACATATTTGCTTTCTCAAAATCCAGACTTACTTTCTTTTGAGTGAAACCATTCGCAGAAGCTTTCAACACCAGAAACAATGTAAAAACACATATCAATTTCATAACTAGAAACCATTTTTTTACACACGCTTCCCTTACAGGGATGCCATCATCTCGTTTTTTTTGCATACATTTGTCTTGTTAATGTAAAGATTACTATATTTTATTAACACTTTGGCCGGTTAGGTGGTCCCAACACCTACCGGTTATTTCATTTTTACAATAATGACTCTCTCTTTTAATTCAAATTCAACATTTGTTGTCATGGATATAATATCCAAGATCACATTACATGTATTATATTTCTCCAAATCGCCGGTAAATACAAGCTCTTTAGCTTCCGGATTTTGATAAAATACCGTAATGTCATACCACCGGGCCAGTTGCTTCATGATCCCATCCAAGCGCATTCCTTCAATGATCCACTTCCCTTCGGTCCACGCCGTGAATATGTCCGTATTCACTCGCTCCACGTTTATGTCCTTCGTCTGGATATCATAAGTAATTTGCTCGCCAGGGGATATCATTCGAGAGGAGGCCATTCCCTTTCCTTTAAAAGCAACGCTTCCCTCCACCAAGGTCGTCTGTATATATGCTTCATCCGGATAAGCATTCACGTTAAACACGGTCCCTAAAACTGTAACATCGCCATTGTCTGTTTCTACTATAAAAGGATGCTCAGAATCCCGGGTGACATGAAACAACGCCTCACCTTCCAAATAAACCCGTCGTTCCTTTCCCACAAATTGATCCGGAATGCTTAATTTTGAATCGGAATTTATCATCACACTCGTTCCATCCGACAACACTAAATTGTATTCTCCTCCTCTCGGTACAATAATTTTATTATACCTTACAGATCTTTCCGCCTCTTCAATTCTACCATGAGCAGGTTTAAACTTTTCCACCACCTGTTCAAAAGCAACAGAATCCGTTAATTCTACCTGTTGACCGGAATTAAATACCAATACCGCTTTCGTCATCCCCGGTTCAATGGATATTCCCTTTGCAACTTCTGTAACTTGGAATTGACCACTCTCCCAAAACCAATAAGCAATACCTCCCAGAAGTAAGGGGAGCAGCAACACGGCAACATATTTAATGATTATTCTCCCAATATGCTTTTTCGGGGTCTTGTTCGTATAAACGACAAATTCCTCCCAAGCATTTTTAGAATCCACGACCCGACTTTCCTCTCCCGTGTAATACTTATCAAAATACCGTTGAGCTTTACGATAATATTCCCTGTTACTTTCATCTTCCGACAACCATTCCTCAACCCTTTCTCGCTCTTCGGCAGAAGAAATTCCCAGCAGATGTTTCGCAATTATATCCCAATTTATATATGTCTTGTCATTCGTCATGATTCTTTATTTATCATTCACAC
Encoded proteins:
- a CDS encoding FecR family protein, with product MTNDKTYINWDIIAKHLLGISSAEERERVEEWLSEDESNREYYRKAQRYFDKYYTGEESRVVDSKNAWEEFVVYTNKTPKKHIGRIIIKYVAVLLLPLLLGGIAYWFWESGQFQVTEVAKGISIEPGMTKAVLVFNSGQQVELTDSVAFEQVVEKFKPAHGRIEEAERSVRYNKIIVPRGGEYNLVLSDGTSVMINSDSKLSIPDQFVGKERRVYLEGEALFHVTRDSEHPFIVETDNGDVTVLGTVFNVNAYPDEAYIQTTLVEGSVAFKGKGMASSRMISPGEQITYDIQTKDINVERVNTDIFTAWTEGKWIIEGMRLDGIMKQLARWYDITVFYQNPEAKELVFTGDLEKYNTCNVILDIISMTTNVEFELKERVIIVKMK
- a CDS encoding RagB/SusD family nutrient uptake outer membrane protein, encoding MKKGVLIYIFGVLALGLGACGDFLEEYSQNQRYATTAQDLDELLRGECFMQWTNLSSNTQETMSFSSGLTMNYPWLHVMDDDAEEFVDGGLAYTSNYPRNVLGSFYHWGADPFLTLENDQYRDNDWERFYKSIGVLNSIIYMADEFRSKEEDIELLNRVEGEARFLRAGYYFLLVNIYGMPYCKATASRDAGVPLKITEYIEDKYFSRSSVEAVYSQIVTDLKRAAVCLEGIVPSSTLRVGKVAANALLSRVYLYMEEYEACIAAADEAMSGTYSVMDLNSWTDGQNVISWTSPETIFTQGGNAVVSTFLSSSNVWVQQNGNWVEQAQALSYQVSEDLLQCYDDGDLRRTAFFKNSLHAAIPDKYKTWADYNDNDEIGADFLIRLPEVILNKAEALAMLNRDGDAKTELQKLRSKRFALAPAITETGGALIDFIRDERRRELCFEGHRWFDLRRYAVNSIHPLPDNFTIRHRNNAYEANSQTWYEDGYYKLNAYTRDRAAWIIPIPNYAIEFNRGELQNEIRPNRELQRD
- a CDS encoding thioredoxin family protein; amino-acid sequence: MKKILLIYLGVLCSVLAFGQTNFQKLTLNEVCEKAKMEGKMVFVDLYTSWCGPCKVMAAEVFPNVQLGEFMNKHFVCVKYDTGAEEDGKVLAKKFNIQAYPTFLLLNTDQGLENQIVGATIDPLEFKKLVEEAMSASIASLEKQYKEGNREVSFLTNYLQELLKAQMTTEAQEVRAELFKVLPDAEKSNREYWYIYDNQILSPICSEPMDFLFAHFDQFCKSMGEEKVLERISMAFEIKLRDMIRGREKMDDLDKVMKQMKPHHFNSRSRLDVYASLAQALRAAWADKENKKKIEKVLELCEKEFPKIDGEDLVWFYFPVTIFIAASGTEEQYARVVKLHEYIYEHTEYRPLQSGLGNMLNARKQK
- a CDS encoding SusC/RagA family TonB-linked outer membrane protein: MKLICVFTLFLVLKASANGFTQKKVSLDFEKANMLEIIQELRQQTGYKFFFNHNELKKVKDVSVKFVDEELEQVLDALLGKVNLSYRIEQGVIIIVPGKVKNEEKEVRIIGKVTDEKKQPLPGVTVIVKGLTLGTSTDVNGRFSLTLPKMQNVSLLFSFIGMETQEIKYTGQDSIHVVLKESAEQLEEVIVRTGYQNIDRRKLTSAVQTIKMDDIKVAGVNTIDQMLEGRIPGMIFMQNSGQVGAAPKLRIRGTSTVLGNREPLWVLDGVVLTDPVNVDPAQINDLDFVNLLGNAISGLNPNDIEQIDVLKDASATALYGAKAGNGVIVITTKKGKAGPPSVTYSGTGSFTRRPRYSDRAIYLMNSKERVDVSRELVERGVYYNNVDSWVGYEATVQDYYNGAIDYKEYNRLVSYYETLNTDWFDIVCQDVFSHSHTLSLSGGSANIRYYASLGMSDENGAIKGENNKRYSTTLNLTANYERFAARFQLQGNVSSRNYNPSELGVLDYAYNMSRAVPAFNPDGSRYFYQRTSSTIPVYNFNVLNEMDNSGDKTKGNSINMQAHISYNVIDNLKLEGTLSYAVSNTNQSIYFTEDTYYVHKLRADRTERNNMCPVGGELRKNDVRNTNWMVRVQANYTKNVGRDGKHNVSGSAGLELNSQRYDGFNITRRGYHRDRGKLFSSIPQTYTGYYNQFMASANALGVITENLMNSVAWYAMAGYDYDNRYMVNLHIRGEASNLFGSRANDRMMPIWALSGRWNMKQDILRSVDWVDDMALRGSFGYQGNMLSNQTPNMIIRQEADYTGKYGEFRSKVAHYPNPDLRWEKTASTNVTLDFSFLKNKINGSVSWYYKKTRDAFLTKTISEINGTTQYVVNSGTLVNKGIEVSLNFTPINRVGLDGGKRGFVWRIDPQLGQVLNELVNNAINNRNNVLRDEIEYTDMLTGDVDIAGEPLNTFYSYRFKGLSPVDGSPIFYGAEDELQEELSKKYNNMEREDVFLEVMERSGRREPYLQGGVSNYFGYRNFGLSFNLAYSLGNKIRLLKLCTEYGTTNPNPSSNLRREFVNRWRKPGDENYTNIPALNTVAGAHASPWWNSGTNVTHRIASNIYEMYDNSDIRVVSGNYLRLSSLSFRYNVDDRFCKKLGLKSAYINLTGTNLFTIAHKKLRGQDPTQSGSSPSVNLSVRPTYSCNLSITF
- a CDS encoding thioredoxin family protein; the protein is MKKLLFVFVGLLCSVGIFAQTNFQELSLEKACEQARAENKAIFLDCYTSWCGPCKIMANNVFTLEAAGDYFNKNFVCVKVDMEKGEGPAIGKQYGVDAYPTFLIINANGKLMHKLVGAMPLEELIENVERGLKANSIAEYEALYQAGKLDKTEQMAYWKLLSISGEVVKAQTVGDDLWGKLSEKDKRNSTYWPLLRSRATTIEGEEMKFVCANREYFEKEVGKEEVGKLIYNSFITELNMMIVYQLPAKKYEKLPTIKDLLKNNDVPRKEALLKITELAEARGNYNVKAYLDILDANLNVWNDSEKGTIFEAAKLFIPLVNDKEQTRRLGEIALRAQESVKDEIVKEGIIKIGLTSRRVSGKDGVYWEDLGSLKEVLDRASLESRYVFLYFHNDGQTSKLINEKLFSNKEVGDYLNKFFINYKIHVGEGEGPEIARRYGVIVPNVVIVLDKHGDMRHRVSNLMQGDFIERVNETFDDNKAVGELETRYTMGDRSPEFMLKYLTALIKLSSPKASFVALELFALLNDEQRISPEFWMLYHPQFAMISSDMKNYLFSNIQKFREKLGAEKVDELVGFQINSDLDQVLYNAAAKISVEDIDRTIQFIKQNKLQHSKQLIGLANIVKLFKNKVCSVKAYKKASKDMKPEEIPFADLYANILAMEPERAEEWKAWGKEIVDSLTDPKYIQWYKQLLQL